caacggcaagggaagacctttctctctgtctctctctctctcactgtccactctgcctgtcaaaaattaaaaaaaaaaaaaaagaaaggatttggGAAGGGATGAGTCTCAGAGGCCAGCCACAGGGTCATTGggcaggagcccctggggccTTTGAGGGAGATCAGGAATTCAGATGTAGGTGAGGGTGAGGTAATGGAGGACCTAGGATCTAGACCTTCAGCAAGTTTCCGAGTCACGCATGGCAGCTTCTACTGTGAATGAATACATGGAGAGGTTGGGCAGTGTGGGCAATCCTGGTTCACTCAGTGCCCGTGGCCTGAGAGCATGTGGGAGGGCTGTGCGTGGCCAGGAGGCTCAGGAGGACgctctctctgtttatcttgaCAGCCTTGGTGCTGCGGGTCAGACACAGAGCCCAGAGGCAGGTCAGAGCAGAGGTCACCAAATGATCCATGGAGAATGTGTgctgtgaaatccatgcatgaaggccatgtttttgcagcaaaatgaacctGTCTCTcaactccatttcccatgaaccctTTGAAGCCCCTGGGTTCCCTGACTTGCTGAGGCACTTGCTAGAGGTGGTTGGACTGGGCCAAGGGTTCTGATGACGAACTAGATCCCAGTCGGCTGCAGAGCTACAGGGAAGTTCACCCCAAGAAAAGACAGCCAAGGCTCTGTTCCCTGGCTCCTCACCCCTCTGTGCTTCCTGctggtttctcttcttcctttcaggCAGACAGGGGGTTGGCATTCATGGAGAGATGGAACCACACTTCCAGTGACTTCACTTTGTTGGGGCTGTTTCCCCAAAACCCAACCGGTGCCCTGCTCCTGTCACTCATCATCTTGGTGTTCCTTCTCGCAATGGCGGGCAACTCAACCATGATCCACCTAATCCACAGGGACACCCGGCTGCACACGCCCATGTACATCCTGCTCAGCCAGCTCTCGCTCATGGACCTGATGCACATCTCCAGCACTGTGCCCAAGATGGCCTTCAACTTCATCTCTGGACAGAAAGCCATCTCCTTCCTGGGCTGTGGGGTGCAGAGTTTCTTCTTCCTTACCATGGCATGCTCAGAAGGCTTGCTCCTGGCCTCCATGGCCTACGACCGGTGCGTGGCCATCTGCCACCCCCTGCACTACCCAGTGCGCATGAGCAGGCGCCTGTGCATTAAGATGATCCTAGgatcctgggccctgggctctctcAACTCCTTGGCACACACAGCCTACGCCCTGCACATTCCTTACTGCAGGTCCAGGGCCATTGACCACTTCTTCTGCGACGTCCCAGCCATGCTGCCTTTGGCCTGCATGGACACCTGGGTGTACGAGTACATGGTCTTTGTGAGCACCAGtctctttctcctcctgcctTTCCTGGGCATCACTGCTTCCTATGGTAGGGTTCTCTTGGCTGTCTTCCAAATGCGCTCACAACAGGGgagaaccaaagccttcaccacgTGTTCCACTCATCTAACTGTGGTGACCTGTTACTACGCGCCCTTTGTCTACACCTATCTGCGTCCCAGGAACCTGCGCTCCCCAGCAGAGGACAAGGCCCTGGCTGTCTTCTACACCATCCTCACTCCCATGCTCAACCCCATCATCTATAGCCTCAGGAACAAGGAGGTCCTGGGGGCCATGACCAGAGTGTTCGGGATTTTCCCTTCCCAGAAGCAGTAGTCCTGGCTGCCTACTCCCATCCCCTGTGCCCCTCTCCATGGTGTTTGAACAGACCAGACTGTTGCTTCCCAGCCCAAATATTGCATGAGCCACGTATGCAGTTTATAGCTTCTAGTGTGTTAATGTGACATAATCAACTTTAGAAACAGCTTGTGTTCCTCAAGTTCTGAATGCTACACAATTGGCATCATGTGAACTGACCCAGTGTTATTGGACAGAATGGGGATATCTCTCAGGATTTATCTGAGCTGAAACACTGTCTTCGGATTTTGTGGAGGACCTGTCAGCGGCTCACCTGATCCCACACCCTGTCCACGGTTGGAGTGGAGACAGCTGTTCAGGGGCTCCCTGATCTGACCCACGGTCGTTGTGTTTAATGCAGGAGCAAGTTCATGGAAGCGACTGCTCACTAGCATAAATCCACACATAATTGTTGATTTTCCCTCCCTTGGCTTTTCAGTGGAAGCATGAAATATACCAAGTGGAAATGAAACAGACCTGAAAGACAGTGTGTTCTGGGACACGGTACCGGGACACTCTGTTTGCATTCCTCATGTTTTAGAGTGGTGTACAACTGGCATCCGAATTTAACCAATACTTTTAATTAAATGAAAGTGATTCCTACCTACTCTATATTACTGTTGAATGATAGTTTGTCAAAAATGTCAGGAGAAATACAATCTGCAGTAACACAGAGGTCACAGGTTTGGAGCTCTACCAAGGACAGCTCTCGATCTGCACAGGGAGTAAAGCCTCCAGCAGGACACAGAGATAAATCGAGGGGCCCCTGCAGGACAATCCAAGCGACTACATGGAGTGGAAGAATGGGCTTGGGAATTAGCTTTAGAGGGAGCTGGACCTGCCACTGGTGGCTCATAGAACTGATTGGAGGGAACAGACCATATACTCTTCTCTCATGGCAAAACCAGGTGCCCTCCAGAAAGCATACTGGTGTCCGGGTCTTTGTGGGGATCGCAGGTCCACAGAATTTGAGACATTACCTCTTGTGTTAGCAttaagctggatcacaagtgttATCagttttttaactgctgtgctaagtGTTTGCCCTCATCgttttaaattatgaatttttaatcatggttttaaaaggttttatgtgttctaagatttaaaatatttttcctgtctTTTTCAAAATCTTTCAATCACATGACATTTGTACCATGGGCATGAATCAgtttcatttaattaaaattatttgtgacTTTAGCATAACACCAAGCAAACACCAACATAGAACCTCGAGAAGAAGCAATTTCACCCGACCCCATCTTTGAAGTCAATTCAAGAAGGACAGAGAGTTCCAGTGATACCATTGCTAAGGGTCTGCAGCCATTCTCACCTTTTGGCTTTGTCCCTCTCTGTCCAGCCACTGGGATGTAAAACCAGCTATAAAGGACAGAGCAGACAGTCTCAGCAGGATGCTTGTCCCCCTCTCCTAGGTTTACCAGTACTCTGATAAACTTGCTTTCTCTGTTTCAGCACCTCGCCCTTGAGTTATGGCTTTTTACACAATGTACACATGTACCTGCACTCAGCAACAAAATCATCCAAACTGACGCGGCACACCTTGTTGTCTGAGGCCACGATGCAATTAGAGAATGAGGGGCAGTCCCGGTAGTGTGGGACATGTGCACGTGCAGTGAGAAGGGACCCGGATGAGACTGATGGCTCTGCTGTTGCCAGACTGGAATTCTTCACTCCATGTCTGAGCATGCACGGGAGCAGTTTAAGGGCAGCATCAGCACACGGCTGCAGTCCAGCTGTGGTGCCTGCACCTGGGCTCCCCAACTGCACACACATGCGCATACACACATCCACATCGGAACAAACAGTTCTGGACACCACGGGTCCCAAGGGAATGGCTGTGGTGAGATCAGTGAtggtggcagcagcaggtgtAGCAGAGTGGGTGGAAGAGGCACTGGCTGGGATGCAAGAGGGCTCGTGTGGGCAGCAAACTGACTCCTGGTGGAAGGATGACTCTTCTGCCCAGAGCCCATCCCTGTAGTGTTGCTTTAACATTAACTCCCTGATCTGAATGCTAAGGCAGGGCACACCAGGGAGCTTAGATATTCGACTTTcttcatcaaaaattaaaataataaaaattaaaaataactatttcatttattttgtaaattagaagaaaatgaaagtgtGCACATGACCACTGTAGTAAAGCATGGCAGACTCTCAGAGTTCATTGCAAGTCCATGGCTTTAAAATCCACTACATTGCAAACAAATAGCTACAACttctgaaatagaaataaatttttaaaatatttacaaattaacaaaagaaaactaGGGTGGATTGTTACCTTAGTGGTTAAGACCCATTTAAGAGGCTTGCATTccactcagagtgcctgggtttgggtcccagctgtgctctggattccagatccctgctaatgcaaagcctggggggcagcaggtggttgctcaaggagttgggcccctgccacctgcatgggaagccAGGACCGGGTTCtcagcccttggcttcagcccagcccatcaTGGAtgctgtgggcatgtgggggGCAGGAGATAGGAACTCCCTCAGAGCCCGTATCCttttcaaaagaaacaattaaaactgAAGGTTTCTTAATGGAAAATAATGCTTTTCATATTAAGATCCAGGTGAACTAATTGTTAATGACAAAGAAAATTTTGTAAACTAATTTACCTTGCAATGGAAGATACAGTGATGGAATGCATAAAGGCATCTGAAGCGTGCAACTACTATTTTTTTGTCTGATTTCTCCAAGTCACTcccaaagtgaaaaaaatcattgaaatggtAGTGATTAAGTTTATATTCAAATGAATTCAAGTTTGCATGCATGAAATTGATTTGTATAAAGTTAGATATCTTAAGAAAAGCTTCATTTTTGAGAATTACCAGCTATAGAtgtactaaaatatttattttgaaataatttatcaggggccggcgccgtggctcaataggctaatcctccaccttgcggcgccggcacaccgggttctagtcccggtcggggcgccggattctgtcccggttgcccctcttccaggccagctctctgctatggcccgggagtgcagtggaggatggcccaggtgcttgggccctgcaccccatgggagaccaggaaaagcacctggctcctggctcctgccatcggatcagcgtggtgcgccggctgcagcggcggccattggagggtgaaccaacggcaaaggaagacctttctctctctctctctctcactgtccactctgcctgtcaaaaataaaataataaagataaataaataaataaatgaaataatttatcagGAATTTATCGCAATGTTTTTGAAGGGGTTGTTGACTAGAGCAGACCAGACTTCGAAGCACTAAGATCCATGACCCCACACAAAGCAAAGCCACGTCCTCTCCCAGCCATGAGAGCATAAGAACTCCAGAATCTTGGCAAACTCTACTGAATTGCGAAAAGGAAAAGTTGCCTACACTGAAGGTAGGAGGAACTGGTCCAGGAAAGCTAAATGACTACAAGGAAAGAAACAATGAATTTAATGATTTCAATTAGATTTAGTCATTCAGAAAACAGCCATCAGTCTGTTTTAGATTtactaaaaatcaaaatggaaaattatcagaaaagaaatggaaggcaGAAATGATGCTGAATACCCCTTCTGTTAGGCAATTTCTATTATCATTTCTACAGGGCAAGAAATAACCTTCATTGACAACTTAGGAGTATCAgtggtaaataaatacatttgataTCAACAGACAAAAACTCCATGAAGATGAAGGCTAAGTCTGGAGGCAGACACGCATGTATAGGGCTGTTTTGTCCAGGTGAGTGGTATTTTTTTCTCCATGTGGTTGTTAGTCCTTCCACTCTAGGTGGGAAATAACAGcttccatacacacacacttctgaaAGACTCTGCACTCAGTCCTGGGAACCTCGGACGAGAACCTGGTCTACACGTTCACAGGGCAGATTCTCTGAGTCGCCCTTCTCAAGGCCCCTGTCACTTCCTTGTTCCTGAGGCTGTAGATGATGGGGTTGAGCATGGGGGTGAGGATGGTGTAGAAGACAGCCAGGGCCTTGTCCTCTGCCGGGGAACGAAAGGACTTTGGGCGTAGATAGGTGTAAGCAAAAGGTGCATAGTAGAACGTGACCACGGTGAGGTGGGTGCTGCAGGTCGAGTAGGCCTTCTTCCGCCCTGCCCCTGCGTGCATGCGGGAGACGGCAAGGAGGACCCGGCCGTAGGAGCACACGATGCCGAGGAAAGGCAGCACCAGGAAGAGGGCGGTGCTCACGAACACCGTGTACTCGTAGGCCCAGGTGTCCACGCAGGCCAGGGTCAGCATGGCTGGGACGTCGCAGAAGAAGTGGTCGATGGCCCGGGACCGGCAGTAGGGGATGTGCAGTGCATAGGCAGTGTGAGCACAGGAGTTGAGGGAGCCCATCATCCAGGACGCTGTCACCATCAGTGCACACACTCTCCTGTTCATGCGGACGGCGTAGTGGAGAGGGCAGCAGATGGCCACGTAGCGATCGTAGGCCATGCATGTCAGGAGCAGGGCTTCTGCACCGCCTAAAGTCAAGAAGAAGAAACTCTGAAGGCCACACCCAGTGCAGGAGATAGCCGTGTTCCCAGACAGGAAgtctgcagccatcttggggacgATGGTGGAGCTGTAACTGAGGTCGGTGAGGGCGAGCTGACTGAGGAGGAGATACATGGGGGAGTGGAGACGAGCATCCAGCAGGATGAGCAGGGCCATGCACAGGTTGCCCAGCAGGGCCACGAGGAAAGCGAGAGcagccaggaggaagaggagcagcccagccccTGAGCGGGGGAACAAGCCCAGGAGGATGAAATCAGCGCACGTGTGATTGTGGTGTTCCATGAAGCGTTCGTTCAGGTTTCCCTGGAAGCAGAGTCCACAGTTACACGTGAAGCACTAATCCATTTATAATTCACTGTTTTAGCTGACTTCCTCATTCATGAAATAGTTCAGCTTTTCTATAAAGAACAGAATAGTTTGAAAAAGGCATCCCATTTTCTACCTCATAAATAAACTTTGAGGAAGCAAACGTGCATGACCACAAGACTTTATGGTATTCTGTGAATTTAGAGAATAATATATTTCCAAATGACTTTATTATGATATGGGTATTTTATTTCCCTGCAGATTGAAATGTCATCAATATCACATCTTATACTAGAAGCATATGCATAGAAATTgatgtaaatgaataaattatggaCTCGtatctgaatatatttttataaccCCTAAGAGTGATCTTTCTTCCATGTTTTTATGCCAAGGCTTACCTCAAGTCTGCAGCCACCTATCACtcacattgaaaaataaaatcccttTCTTGGGTGTTCCTGGCACAACAGGGCAGGGTCAACCTCTCTTAAAATCAGGGGGCATTATTtcactcataattttaaaaatatatggtgAATTCTGATTGCCAATTTCTAGATATGTAAAGTTGTTCTCTTCTGTGCCCTCACTGCAGAGCAAAAAGCTACAAAACTCCAGGGAAGAAGCAGGAGTCGCAGCCTCCACAACCACTGCCAAGGATTTGGGCTCTCATACCTTAGCTTCCAACCTCTTCACAGGAACCATAGAAATCCTCATCTGCTAGGACCCAACCCGCCTCAGAACCCAGCTCCATTTAATCAGGGAGTGTCTTTACAGGTTAGCTCCTGAACCTCTTCCTGTTGTACAAACTCAGCCATTCCTACCCAGACTCCAGCTCGGATCTGCTTCTGAACATCACCGCAGCCACACAGGTTATATACGCATTTCCTTGCACAGATCGTTGTGGTTTGGAATGATTTTAGTGCAGATGGCAATCCACCAAAGATACAGGCACCTGTCTTCCCATGCCCTGCACTGACACGGAGGCGCCCACTCCTGGGGACATCATCCACGACCCCGGCCCATCTGAAGGTGACTGTGACTTGCCCAGGGGTCTGTCTCAGGTCTGGACATGGTGCACAGCATCTGCCTCCCaaactttattctttctttcagtaTTTTGCATGCATTTAAGGCCAAATAAATTCtttcacattttgaaataccATTAGAGTTCATGAATATTTTAGCACATATCCTCACTCATTTTCATTATTATGTGTAAATGGACGATGTTTTAAGAATGTAGTATaatttggctggtgccgtggctcaataggctaatcctccacctagtggcgccggcacaccgggttctagtcccggtcggggcaccggattcttccccagttgcccctcttccaggccagctctctgctgtggcccgggaaggcagtggaggatggcccaagtgctagggccctgcaccccatgggagaccaggagaagcacctggctcctggctcctgccatcggatcagcgcggtgcgccggccgcagcgcaccagccgtggcggccattggagggtgaaccaatggcaaaaagaagacctttctctctgtctctctctctcactatccactctgcctgttttttaaaaaaatgaatgtagtATAATTTGGTGCAGACATTGATCTTATTCACTGTAAAACTAGTCAAAAATTGTCTAGATAATGTCTGTCATTTGCTGTGTTTTCAGTTTTGTTGTTATATCACCCTGGGCATTAAGGAACCAAAAGATACTCTTTAAAGAGTTGTGTAGTAATCTTTGCTTTAGGTTTAAAATGAGTGTCCTGTTTTTTAAAGGGTTTATAAGTATTTGAGTagcccattttctttttcaattttgatgGAAAAAGTATCTATCTATCCACTTATCTTTTATGTTCATCTCAgtcaaatataattttctttccaaGTTCTCTTGTTAAGTTAATTGCTTAATCTACTACTTAATAAATTGTAAATAACAATACTTAATTAATTCTAATAAAACTTCTCTTAACCTCTTTCAAAAAATCCCAACTTTTacgtaataaataaaaatgcatttagcCTATGCTTCTTTGTACCTCTGCACTTTCAGACTCACAGGATTGGATAGCTGAAGTCATCCTGCTGTCATACGAACAGTCATTTTTCTCGCTGAATTTCTCTGGATATTTTTTTCAGCCCCATGTGTGTCCTCACCTCTCACCCCTGTACTTGACATCTTAGGTTTCCCCACGAAGACTCGCAGCAGCCACTG
Above is a genomic segment from Oryctolagus cuniculus chromosome 6, mOryCun1.1, whole genome shotgun sequence containing:
- the LOC138849999 gene encoding olfactory receptor 2L13-like, whose amino-acid sequence is MERWNHTSSDFTLLGLFPQNPTGALLLSLIILVFLLAMAGNSTMIHLIHRDTRLHTPMYILLSQLSLMDLMHISSTVPKMAFNFISGQKAISFLGCGVQSFFFLTMACSEGLLLASMAYDRCVAICHPLHYPVRMSRRLCIKMILGSWALGSLNSLAHTAYALHIPYCRSRAIDHFFCDVPAMLPLACMDTWVYEYMVFVSTSLFLLLPFLGITASYGRVLLAVFQMRSQQGRTKAFTTCSTHLTVVTCYYAPFVYTYLRPRNLRSPAEDKALAVFYTILTPMLNPIIYSLRNKEVLGAMTRVFGIFPSQKQ
- the LOC127486270 gene encoding olfactory receptor 2L8-like, whose translation is MEHHNHTCADFILLGLFPRSGAGLLLFLLAALAFLVALLGNLCMALLILLDARLHSPMYLLLSQLALTDLSYSSTIVPKMAADFLSGNTAISCTGCGLQSFFFLTLGGAEALLLTCMAYDRYVAICCPLHYAVRMNRRVCALMVTASWMMGSLNSCAHTAYALHIPYCRSRAIDHFFCDVPAMLTLACVDTWAYEYTVFVSTALFLVLPFLGIVCSYGRVLLAVSRMHAGAGRKKAYSTCSTHLTVVTFYYAPFAYTYLRPKSFRSPAEDKALAVFYTILTPMLNPIIYSLRNKEVTGALRRATQRICPVNV